A single region of the Granulicella aggregans genome encodes:
- the hxsB gene encoding His-Xaa-Ser system radical SAM maturase HxsB: MARSFYPAEHFAPLPQHVSLLPFRFARLAGQELLVNEAGEYLFTPDGTTRALADGTVDVQSDLYKDLKAKHIVYDETSSPLLDVLATKIRTKYDHLSGATKLHIFVVTLRCEHSCHYCQVSRQTATKGEFDMSEATANRSIALMLDSPSPHVTMELQGGEPLLAFDMIQYMVPRAKEQARLRGKGLDIVVTTNLACATDEMLAYFRDEGVRVSTSLDGPAFLHNKNRPRPGNDSYERAIDGIERARTILGWTNVAALMTTTAASLEHVHEIIDEYVRRDFHTIFLRPISPYGFALKTKTKTGYEMERFLEFYKQGLDHILEVNRGGYRLTEIYSQILLSKILTPHGTGYVDLQSPAGEAWNVLVYNYDGDVFASDESRMLAEMQDWTFRLGNVHKDNRRSLFMSEAAMNMFEASCNQSLAGCSDCAFQSYCGADPIYHHATQGDMYGHRPTSGFCKRNMEVIKHLFSFINEDDPQTMGIFWSWLTDKPIAGPVIK; encoded by the coding sequence ATGGCTCGTAGCTTCTACCCCGCCGAACATTTCGCGCCGTTGCCCCAACATGTATCCCTGCTACCGTTCCGGTTCGCTCGTCTTGCCGGACAGGAATTGCTTGTCAATGAGGCAGGGGAATACCTGTTCACGCCCGACGGTACGACCCGGGCGTTGGCGGATGGCACGGTCGATGTACAGTCAGACCTTTACAAGGATTTGAAGGCAAAGCATATCGTTTACGACGAAACCTCGTCGCCTCTTCTCGATGTACTTGCAACGAAAATCAGAACTAAATACGACCACTTGAGCGGCGCGACTAAGCTGCATATTTTTGTCGTGACCCTGCGTTGTGAGCACTCCTGCCACTACTGTCAGGTATCGCGCCAGACCGCCACGAAAGGCGAGTTCGATATGAGTGAGGCGACTGCCAACCGCTCTATTGCTCTGATGCTGGACTCCCCTTCACCTCATGTAACGATGGAACTCCAAGGCGGAGAGCCGCTCTTGGCCTTTGACATGATTCAGTACATGGTGCCAAGAGCTAAAGAGCAGGCACGTTTGCGCGGTAAAGGGCTGGACATCGTCGTTACGACAAATCTTGCTTGCGCGACGGATGAAATGCTCGCCTACTTCCGGGACGAGGGTGTCAGAGTCTCAACCTCTCTTGACGGTCCCGCATTTCTCCATAACAAGAATCGCCCTCGGCCCGGAAACGACAGCTATGAGCGTGCGATCGACGGGATTGAGCGTGCAAGAACGATTCTCGGCTGGACTAATGTAGCGGCCCTGATGACAACGACAGCGGCCTCACTGGAGCATGTCCACGAAATCATTGACGAGTACGTCCGGCGGGACTTTCATACGATTTTTCTGCGTCCGATTAGCCCGTATGGCTTCGCGCTCAAAACGAAGACAAAGACGGGGTATGAGATGGAACGGTTCCTGGAGTTTTACAAACAGGGGCTGGATCACATACTAGAGGTGAATCGCGGGGGCTACCGGCTCACAGAGATTTACAGCCAGATTCTCCTGTCGAAAATCCTGACCCCTCACGGCACCGGGTACGTCGATCTTCAATCACCTGCCGGAGAGGCCTGGAACGTCCTCGTCTACAACTACGACGGTGACGTTTTCGCGTCCGACGAATCACGCATGTTGGCGGAGATGCAGGATTGGACTTTCCGTCTGGGCAATGTGCATAAGGACAATCGCCGCAGCCTCTTCATGAGCGAGGCTGCGATGAACATGTTTGAAGCCTCGTGCAACCAGTCCCTGGCCGGATGCTCAGACTGCGCTTTCCAGTCCTACTGTGGTGCTGATCCGATCTATCATCACGCAACGCAAGGAGACATGTACGGGCATCGCCCAACGAGCGGGTTCTGCAAGCGCAACATGGAAGTGATCAAGCATCTCTTCTCCTTCATCAATGAAGATGATCCGCAAACAATGGGAATCTTTTGGTCATGGTTGACGGATAAGCCGATTGCCGGGCCGGTGATCAAATGA
- a CDS encoding protein kinase domain-containing protein produces MENGPRSTIKEGRKWQFAWCEFIELSRQLLVHGQPVKIEAKPADLLVLLLERPDEVHTKDALLGANWPNSRDGASDASLTTAIRKLRSAFGGGRDEIILTVPNVGYRMAVPVVETVVKGPELPALQLAAGDPIPGRPNWRAQRSLDAFQTVWLAEQTKTREVRVFKFAVDGVRLRALQREVTLSRLLQKSLADTSGFVRVMDWEFEDLPYFTESEYGGVNLLDFAEEEQFKSLSLDGRVALAATMAESVAAAHSLGILHNDLKPSNVLILQDAEGDLQEIGVAGAIGLSVKVADFGVASLTQPERLRQMEITQHGFADGEQAGGTPVGTGMYRAPETLAGGPASTLADVYALGVMLYQILCGDFIEPLSPGWEDRVEDALLREDIAAAANVDPAKRIPAAADLAVRLRTMDTRRADRSARLAEAAQREHDRSALEQARLRRPWIGLAMLALAIGLCASIWFGRRAARARNTAEQSNRTLTEMNRFLAEDLLGQSNPLASQAGSAPQVALIDAINKVLPQIDRRFANAPQVAARLHVAVGGALDARTDYVGAEDQFAQGAQRFREAEGPLSQSAILAELRRENVQFRSHLAGSIEAAKAGFAIQQQLIARLHQVSPEVQGWQALVASGTQIYSSNPEPAVTLLNQAIQRGEATPGFSPNLLIALEARLSGAYLRLNDGAAAERAARQVIATITSNDGPESNTLFQPQMFLQEALYLERKYPEALAQGKRNYLRFSTALGPQNQLTLAALTMLGQTEGAMEDYTDAIRDELILNKLAEALPGGSYLAESSLADVAGFECHSNRIEAGVEHARQVIAESSKGASPQPVFLNVANLTLAECRIAQMEDEGRAPRATELTEANRLLNSVSIETIIQTPGYADVEGNVDAARARLALLEGKLDSAKLLADKAEPYLAKPEADAYERRAVARVNETIAAQ; encoded by the coding sequence GTGGAAAACGGGCCGCGAAGCACTATAAAAGAGGGTAGAAAGTGGCAGTTTGCGTGGTGCGAGTTCATCGAACTCAGCCGCCAACTTCTGGTTCACGGCCAGCCGGTGAAGATTGAGGCTAAGCCCGCCGACCTGCTGGTTTTGCTGCTGGAGCGGCCGGACGAGGTACACACTAAGGACGCGCTGCTGGGGGCCAACTGGCCCAACAGCCGTGATGGCGCAAGCGACGCATCGCTGACGACCGCTATCCGCAAACTTCGTTCAGCCTTCGGCGGCGGCAGAGACGAGATCATCCTGACCGTCCCCAACGTCGGTTATCGCATGGCGGTACCTGTCGTGGAGACGGTCGTCAAGGGACCCGAGCTGCCGGCCTTACAGCTTGCAGCGGGAGACCCGATCCCCGGCAGGCCAAACTGGAGGGCGCAGCGTTCGCTCGACGCGTTCCAGACCGTATGGCTCGCCGAGCAGACGAAGACTCGCGAGGTCCGGGTCTTCAAGTTCGCCGTCGACGGGGTTCGCCTGCGCGCCTTGCAGCGCGAGGTCACCCTGTCGCGGCTGCTGCAAAAATCTCTCGCCGACACCAGCGGCTTCGTTCGAGTAATGGATTGGGAGTTCGAAGATCTGCCCTACTTCACCGAAAGCGAGTACGGGGGCGTAAACCTGTTGGATTTTGCGGAAGAAGAGCAGTTCAAGTCCCTCTCGCTCGATGGCCGGGTGGCGCTGGCGGCCACGATGGCCGAGAGCGTCGCGGCAGCGCACTCGCTCGGTATTCTGCACAACGACCTCAAACCGTCCAATGTCTTGATTCTTCAAGACGCTGAGGGAGATCTGCAAGAAATCGGCGTAGCTGGTGCCATCGGCCTGAGCGTCAAGGTCGCAGACTTCGGCGTCGCCTCGCTCACCCAGCCGGAACGTCTGCGGCAGATGGAGATCACGCAACACGGTTTCGCGGACGGGGAACAGGCCGGCGGAACACCGGTTGGGACGGGGATGTATCGCGCTCCGGAGACACTGGCCGGCGGACCTGCAAGCACGCTCGCCGATGTCTACGCGCTCGGTGTAATGCTCTACCAGATCTTGTGCGGCGACTTCATCGAACCCCTATCGCCTGGCTGGGAAGACCGCGTCGAAGACGCGCTGCTGCGGGAGGACATCGCCGCCGCTGCGAACGTCGATCCGGCGAAGCGCATCCCTGCGGCGGCAGACCTGGCCGTGCGTCTGCGAACCATGGATACGCGCCGAGCCGACCGGTCCGCGCGTCTGGCGGAAGCCGCGCAGCGCGAGCACGACCGGTCCGCGCTCGAACAAGCACGTCTGCGTCGGCCATGGATCGGGCTCGCGATGCTGGCGCTGGCCATTGGTCTGTGCGCGAGTATATGGTTTGGCCGACGCGCCGCACGAGCTCGGAACACGGCCGAGCAAAGCAACAGAACGCTGACAGAGATGAATCGTTTCCTCGCGGAGGATCTTCTTGGGCAGAGCAATCCGTTGGCGTCGCAGGCCGGCTCGGCCCCGCAGGTGGCCCTGATCGACGCCATCAACAAGGTGCTTCCGCAGATCGACCGCCGCTTCGCCAATGCTCCGCAAGTCGCCGCTCGGCTGCATGTCGCCGTTGGTGGGGCTCTCGACGCGCGAACCGACTACGTCGGCGCGGAGGACCAGTTTGCCCAGGGCGCCCAACGTTTTCGAGAGGCCGAAGGACCGCTCTCGCAAAGTGCAATTTTGGCCGAGTTGCGACGCGAGAATGTGCAGTTTCGCAGCCATCTCGCCGGCTCCATCGAGGCCGCCAAGGCCGGATTTGCGATCCAGCAACAATTGATCGCGCGTTTGCACCAAGTGAGTCCCGAAGTTCAAGGGTGGCAGGCCCTGGTCGCGAGCGGAACCCAGATATACAGCTCCAATCCCGAACCTGCGGTGACGCTGCTGAATCAGGCAATTCAGCGAGGCGAGGCGACCCCTGGGTTCAGCCCGAACCTGCTGATCGCCTTGGAGGCCCGCTTGTCGGGTGCTTACCTTCGCTTGAACGATGGTGCCGCAGCCGAGCGCGCAGCTCGCCAGGTCATCGCCACGATAACGTCCAATGACGGGCCGGAGAGCAATACGCTCTTCCAGCCGCAGATGTTTCTACAGGAAGCGCTGTATCTTGAACGCAAATATCCCGAAGCCCTCGCACAGGGTAAACGGAACTACTTGCGTTTCTCCACGGCGCTGGGGCCGCAAAATCAGCTCACTCTGGCTGCCTTGACGATGCTGGGGCAGACCGAAGGTGCCATGGAAGACTACACGGACGCCATCCGCGATGAACTCATTCTCAACAAACTGGCGGAAGCATTGCCCGGAGGCTCCTACCTTGCTGAGAGCAGCCTCGCGGACGTGGCCGGATTCGAGTGCCACAGCAATCGTATCGAGGCCGGTGTCGAGCATGCCCGCCAGGTAATTGCTGAGAGTAGCAAGGGAGCTTCGCCTCAGCCGGTTTTCCTGAACGTGGCCAATCTTACCCTTGCGGAATGTAGGATCGCCCAGATGGAAGACGAAGGGCGCGCGCCCCGAGCTACGGAACTGACCGAAGCAAATCGGCTGCTGAACAGCGTGAGCATCGAAACGATCATACAAACCCCCGGTTACGCGGATGTCGAAGGGAACGTCGATGCCGCCAGGGCGCGCCTGGCTCTGCTGGAGGGCAAACTGGACTCGGCGAAGCTACTCGCTGACAAGGCAGAGCCATATCTTGCCAAACCAGAGGCGGACGCTTACGAACGACGAGCGGTCGCCCGAGTGAACGAGACGATTGCCGCTCAATGA
- a CDS encoding IS5 family transposase: MRGDERFQGGMFSYVTLEQRVPKDHPLREIRRITDVVLKSLSQEFDSLYSASGRPSIAPEYVLRALLLQAFYSVRSERQLVEQIDYNLLFRWFVGLGMDDAAWNHAVFSKNRDRLLTSEIARQFFAAVLEQAKSFMSNDHFTVDGTLIQAWASQKSFRKKDGSDGDGANFHYSKRSNETHESTTDPDARLYKKSYGRESKLAYLGHALVENRNGLIAAAMATQADGYAEREAALLMLADKQKGRSRRITVGADKAYDAKDFVTAARALNVTPHVTKNDKGRRSNMDGRTTRHAGYGISLSCRWLVEKPFDWLKQTAGLAQVKVRGLAKVDCTFVFGCAAHNLLRLPRLIAEQHA, translated from the coding sequence ATGCGTGGAGACGAGCGTTTTCAGGGTGGGATGTTCAGCTATGTGACGTTGGAGCAGCGGGTTCCCAAGGATCATCCGTTGCGTGAGATTCGGCGGATCACGGATGTCGTTCTGAAGTCTCTGAGCCAGGAGTTCGATAGCCTTTACTCGGCTTCTGGACGGCCTTCGATCGCGCCGGAATATGTGTTGCGGGCTTTGCTGTTGCAGGCGTTTTACTCTGTCCGCTCGGAGCGCCAGCTGGTGGAGCAGATCGACTACAACCTGCTCTTCCGGTGGTTTGTCGGGCTGGGCATGGACGACGCGGCGTGGAACCACGCCGTGTTCTCCAAGAACCGCGACCGGCTGCTGACCTCAGAGATCGCGCGGCAGTTTTTCGCCGCCGTACTTGAGCAGGCGAAGAGCTTCATGTCGAACGACCACTTTACGGTCGATGGCACCCTGATCCAAGCCTGGGCGTCCCAGAAGAGCTTCCGCAAGAAGGACGGTTCCGACGGCGACGGTGCCAACTTCCACTACAGTAAGCGTTCCAACGAGACGCATGAATCGACCACCGACCCGGACGCGCGGCTGTACAAGAAGAGCTATGGCAGAGAGTCCAAACTGGCCTATCTGGGCCATGCCCTGGTGGAGAACCGCAACGGCCTGATCGCCGCCGCGATGGCCACCCAGGCCGATGGCTACGCCGAGCGCGAAGCCGCGCTGCTGATGCTGGCCGACAAGCAGAAGGGCCGTTCGCGGCGCATCACCGTGGGCGCAGACAAGGCCTACGACGCCAAGGACTTCGTGACTGCCGCACGAGCCCTGAACGTGACGCCGCATGTGACCAAAAACGATAAGGGCCGACGCTCGAACATGGACGGCAGAACGACACGGCACGCCGGGTACGGCATCAGCCTGAGTTGCCGCTGGCTGGTCGAGAAGCCCTTCGACTGGCTGAAGCAGACAGCCGGACTCGCCCAGGTGAAGGTGCGCGGACTGGCCAAGGTCGACTGCACCTTCGTCTTCGGCTGCGCCGCCCACAACCTGCTCCGGCTGCCGCGGCTGATCGCGGAACAGCATGCGTAA
- a CDS encoding Tad domain-containing protein, with product MTRTKLWNLQTLGRLVTRLLVEESGDILVLTAVSLVMLVGFLGLALDVGNLLYAKRHMQTLADAAAIAGSYEVQQCGVAGPCSVMFSAVTSAASENGYTSPSIAQNCGAATASGVTISVNNGPCALGSADPNNGNNKYVEAVATVQQRTFFAGVLGFPMVTVAARSEAGPSSAGSKCLYTLAGSGSKSFDLEIGTMVVHCAISIASVSSGSLYVDNSGSSLQATSITLAGDASSVNVVSGGSITPSHPTTNVAAPLDPLRNLPTPTIPSPTYTADGNLAKIQAATTLNPGYYPNGIDIAGSGYTISLNPGLYYIAGTNNLVIPSVTLRGTGVTLYLADSALTFRNQSVFNVSAPTSGTYAGILYFEARNNTTNLVIDNDLGSAWQGVIYVPNADVEVDPNIANPNTSSSSANDINAGAAYTIIVAQNFELTGGQPISNGVQVTDFSMKADYSSLPNGLSPTPMAFALKE from the coding sequence GTGACACGCACGAAGCTCTGGAATTTGCAAACACTAGGAAGGTTGGTGACGAGACTGCTTGTTGAGGAGAGCGGGGACATTCTCGTGCTGACCGCAGTTAGTCTGGTGATGCTTGTAGGTTTCTTAGGGCTGGCTCTGGATGTTGGCAATCTGCTGTACGCCAAGCGCCACATGCAGACTCTTGCCGATGCCGCAGCCATCGCTGGCTCCTATGAGGTGCAGCAGTGTGGCGTCGCGGGCCCTTGTTCAGTCATGTTTAGCGCCGTCACATCGGCGGCGAGTGAAAACGGTTATACCTCGCCTAGCATTGCCCAGAATTGCGGCGCGGCCACTGCCAGCGGCGTGACCATATCGGTCAATAACGGACCCTGTGCGCTGGGCTCGGCCGATCCCAACAACGGCAACAACAAGTATGTGGAAGCGGTCGCCACTGTTCAGCAACGGACCTTTTTTGCCGGCGTGCTGGGTTTCCCCATGGTCACTGTTGCCGCCCGAAGCGAGGCGGGACCCTCCTCTGCTGGAAGTAAGTGTCTCTATACGCTGGCAGGATCAGGCTCAAAGTCCTTTGACCTGGAGATCGGAACGATGGTCGTCCATTGTGCAATCTCCATTGCTTCAGTATCATCGGGCTCGCTTTATGTAGACAATAGTGGGTCATCCTTGCAGGCTACATCCATCACGCTGGCAGGAGATGCGAGTTCGGTAAACGTAGTGAGCGGCGGTTCTATCACACCATCTCATCCCACGACCAATGTCGCCGCTCCTCTCGATCCATTGCGCAACCTTCCTACACCTACCATCCCGTCCCCCACGTACACTGCGGATGGAAATTTGGCCAAAATTCAAGCCGCAACGACTTTGAATCCTGGTTATTACCCAAATGGTATCGACATTGCGGGTTCAGGCTACACGATCAGCCTGAATCCTGGTCTTTACTATATCGCTGGCACTAACAACCTCGTAATACCCTCCGTGACGCTGCGTGGCACGGGTGTAACGCTGTACCTCGCGGACAGCGCGCTTACGTTCAGAAACCAGTCCGTCTTCAATGTATCGGCGCCCACCTCTGGCACATACGCTGGCATCCTCTACTTTGAGGCGCGTAACAACACGACCAATCTTGTTATCGATAACGATCTGGGTAGCGCTTGGCAAGGAGTCATCTATGTGCCGAATGCCGACGTCGAAGTAGATCCAAATATCGCCAATCCCAATACCAGTTCCTCCTCCGCGAACGATATCAACGCGGGCGCAGCTTATACCATCATCGTCGCGCAGAACTTCGAACTCACTGGTGGACAGCCTATTTCAAATGGTGTTCAGGTCACAGATTTCAGCATGAAAGCCGACTACTCTTCCTTGCCCAATGGACTTTCCCCCACGCCGATGGCTTTTGCCTTGAAAGAGTAA
- a CDS encoding ECF-type sigma factor — protein MSLAGQFQGIRLPNPGEITEMLRAWSEGEPASTEALFELVYPDLRRIAGALFRGERPENLLQPTCVVNELFLKLLRQRSLRFEDREHFYSLCARLMRRVLVDHARSEGRQKRDGGVLVPLHTTE, from the coding sequence ATGAGCTTAGCAGGGCAGTTTCAGGGAATTCGCCTGCCGAACCCAGGGGAAATCACGGAGATGTTGCGGGCCTGGAGTGAGGGCGAGCCCGCGTCAACGGAAGCGCTCTTTGAGCTGGTGTATCCAGACCTGCGTCGGATAGCCGGTGCCCTCTTCCGCGGCGAACGCCCGGAAAACCTACTGCAACCAACCTGCGTGGTGAACGAACTCTTTCTCAAGTTGTTGCGTCAGCGCAGCCTCCGTTTTGAAGACCGCGAGCACTTTTACAGCCTCTGCGCTCGTCTGATGCGCCGGGTGCTGGTCGATCATGCACGCTCCGAAGGCCGCCAAAAACGGGACGGCGGCGTGCTAGTTCCGCTGCACACTACTGAGTGA
- a CDS encoding TadE/TadG family type IV pilus assembly protein — translation MFKHCKLNLLHGDHGSSLVELALLTPLLLTIVLGAVDLGRIYFMSIEVAGATDAGALYGTQHVTDAAGIQAVVTANASDVVNLNVVSTNGCECADGTQSSTACNSAPSCSSSNLVYWVNVTTTATAKPLFPWPGIPSTVTIYNTAKMRNGGN, via the coding sequence ATGTTCAAACACTGCAAACTTAATTTGCTGCATGGCGACCATGGCTCCAGTTTGGTGGAATTGGCTTTGCTCACGCCTCTGCTGCTAACTATAGTTCTCGGCGCAGTGGATTTAGGAAGAATTTACTTCATGTCCATAGAGGTTGCCGGTGCCACCGATGCGGGGGCGCTCTACGGAACTCAGCATGTGACCGACGCCGCCGGTATTCAGGCCGTAGTAACGGCAAACGCCTCCGATGTCGTGAACCTCAACGTCGTGTCCACCAATGGCTGCGAGTGCGCCGATGGAACGCAATCTTCCACCGCCTGCAACTCGGCTCCATCGTGCTCAAGCAGCAATCTGGTTTACTGGGTCAACGTCACGACCACTGCCACCGCTAAGCCTCTGTTCCCATGGCCGGGTATACCCTCAACCGTCACCATCTATAACACCGCGAAAATGCGCAATGGGGGCAACTGA
- a CDS encoding TadE/TadG family type IV pilus assembly protein → MPQGGKALSVLSRSFRALCRPPGEEEFLRSEQGAELVEFALAFMILMNLIFGIISFCLALFSAEMVAHCAQQGARYAVARGGDHSTPCSSTVVYDCVASSSDVQNYIYTVEAGPMSKSSTTVTTTWPGTTPDCNSACIECSPTNSRGCYVEVLVSYTFQLPIPLMEKITPTFSSTSYQVIQ, encoded by the coding sequence ATGCCTCAAGGCGGTAAAGCTCTTAGCGTCTTGTCCCGCAGTTTTCGCGCGCTTTGCCGCCCTCCCGGTGAGGAGGAATTCCTTCGTTCCGAGCAGGGTGCAGAACTGGTGGAATTTGCCCTTGCATTCATGATCCTGATGAATTTGATCTTTGGTATTATCAGCTTCTGCCTCGCCCTCTTCAGCGCTGAAATGGTTGCCCATTGTGCACAGCAGGGGGCACGTTATGCAGTCGCGCGCGGCGGGGATCATTCAACTCCATGCTCCTCCACGGTCGTCTACGATTGTGTGGCCTCGTCGAGCGACGTGCAAAACTATATCTACACCGTGGAAGCTGGGCCAATGTCGAAATCGAGCACGACTGTCACCACAACCTGGCCTGGTACAACCCCCGATTGCAACTCAGCCTGCATCGAATGCAGCCCCACAAACTCTCGGGGCTGTTATGTCGAGGTCTTGGTCTCTTACACATTCCAGTTGCCCATACCCTTGATGGAAAAAATTACACCTACCTTTTCGAGCACCTCATATCAGGTAATTCAATAA
- a CDS encoding PLDc N-terminal domain-containing protein produces the protein MSYTSRFRLMSVAAALSAVVIPQLGLAQRRGYSNANDADGILGCLGSLIVVPIIFVVVNIALLVWVNKDAKTRGMETPVIWMLLVLFTSFIGLIIYLLSRPKGNLASCPRCGHKKLSMLVKCPHCGAAV, from the coding sequence TTGTCCTACACATCCCGTTTCCGCTTAATGTCCGTCGCCGCCGCGCTGTCCGCAGTCGTCATTCCGCAACTTGGACTCGCTCAGCGCCGTGGATATAGCAACGCGAACGATGCGGACGGCATCCTCGGCTGCCTGGGCAGCCTCATCGTAGTGCCGATCATCTTCGTTGTGGTCAATATCGCGCTGCTCGTCTGGGTAAACAAGGACGCAAAGACGCGCGGCATGGAGACCCCCGTCATCTGGATGCTGCTCGTTCTGTTCACGAGCTTCATCGGTCTGATCATCTACCTGCTGTCGCGGCCCAAAGGCAACCTGGCCTCCTGTCCGCGATGCGGCCATAAAAAGCTGTCCATGCTGGTCAAGTGCCCCCACTGCGGAGCGGCGGTATGA
- a CDS encoding retroviral-like aspartic protease family protein, with protein MFIKPSSRSLTLTAMVAVALLGLAVAQAQQTTTKEVYRTASKGDNAALQQLRYRAEQGDAIAQFDMGLLYRNGENVPYDVVQAVNWFRKAAEQGNTEAQTNLAYHYAVGEGVPKDAAQSNFWYSKADPTRPNPWVTALENNPNACFVAPCNRLGSPTYPKGLIEPGNIVIGNVAAKHLIEPATNINISNVVVTDAKKHAPMVNEGGVYKVPVFINDTITLKFVVDSGAADVSIPADVVLTLIRAETITPSDFIGAQTYTLADGSTTSSRTFRIRSLKVGDIVLRDVLGSVADTNGELLLGQSFLGRFKSWSIDNTSHTLILEQGTK; from the coding sequence ATGTTTATCAAGCCGAGCTCTCGGTCGCTGACGTTGACCGCAATGGTTGCAGTCGCCCTGCTTGGACTCGCCGTGGCGCAGGCTCAGCAGACGACAACCAAAGAGGTTTACCGTACCGCGTCTAAAGGCGATAATGCAGCCTTGCAACAATTAAGATATCGTGCTGAACAAGGCGATGCGATCGCGCAGTTCGACATGGGCCTTTTATACAGGAACGGTGAGAATGTTCCTTACGATGTTGTACAGGCAGTGAATTGGTTTCGCAAGGCTGCGGAACAGGGTAATACGGAGGCGCAGACAAACCTTGCGTATCACTATGCCGTGGGCGAGGGCGTGCCTAAGGATGCGGCGCAGTCTAACTTCTGGTATAGCAAAGCTGACCCGACTCGACCAAACCCCTGGGTCACGGCGCTCGAAAATAACCCTAACGCATGCTTCGTGGCACCGTGCAACAGGCTCGGGAGTCCCACATACCCTAAGGGCTTAATTGAACCAGGTAATATTGTTATAGGTAATGTTGCCGCCAAGCATTTAATTGAACCAGCTACTAACATTAATATAAGTAATGTTGTCGTAACGGATGCCAAGAAGCACGCTCCCATGGTGAACGAAGGGGGAGTATATAAGGTTCCTGTATTCATAAACGATACGATCACACTCAAGTTCGTAGTGGACAGTGGCGCAGCGGACGTGAGCATTCCTGCCGACGTAGTGCTGACCTTGATTCGAGCTGAGACAATTACCCCATCCGATTTTATTGGTGCTCAAACTTACACTTTGGCAGATGGCTCAACGACATCATCACGAACATTCCGCATCAGATCGCTAAAAGTTGGAGACATAGTTCTTCGAGATGTCCTTGGCAGCGTGGCCGACACGAATGGAGAATTGCTTCTTGGGCAAAGCTTTCTCGGCCGGTTCAAGTCGTGGTCCATTGACAACACGAGCCACACGTTAATTCTTGAACAAGGGACCAAATAG
- the yidD gene encoding membrane protein insertion efficiency factor YidD → MKNEWIAMALLAALTIASAADARRPPGRQITARAYLACIDAYHVYVHPVTGRFVRCRFRPTCSNYSALAVRRFGIVRGLQLTSSRLWSCRQSIPPGTVDAVPNR, encoded by the coding sequence ATGAAAAACGAATGGATCGCCATGGCTCTCCTGGCGGCGCTGACAATTGCCTCTGCCGCCGACGCCAGGCGGCCACCTGGGCGGCAGATCACCGCGCGCGCCTACCTGGCGTGCATCGATGCGTACCACGTCTACGTTCATCCGGTCACAGGCCGCTTCGTACGCTGCCGCTTCCGTCCGACTTGTTCGAACTATTCAGCCCTCGCCGTTCGGAGGTTCGGTATCGTGCGTGGCTTGCAGCTCACATCTTCGCGGCTATGGTCCTGCCGACAATCGATACCGCCCGGCACAGTCGATGCGGTGCCGAATCGCTGA
- the hxsD gene encoding His-Xaa-Ser system protein HxsD, with product MNGEITGLNLSQESAATIQVDHALVSVEALLKTCYWFSRDFVCDVTHISAERSTVRLKPKPSCEILLDDACEQFTAHSMDFALRERVTARTSDVRDLLLAKAFSESGVLEEQPQGVFGDAFEEAKPDGMFKILSNK from the coding sequence ATGAACGGGGAGATTACAGGTCTGAATCTCTCGCAAGAGAGTGCGGCGACCATTCAGGTAGACCATGCCTTGGTGAGTGTCGAAGCCCTACTGAAAACCTGTTACTGGTTTTCTAGGGATTTCGTGTGCGACGTAACGCACATCAGCGCGGAGCGATCAACTGTCCGCCTCAAACCGAAGCCTTCCTGCGAAATACTGCTAGACGACGCGTGCGAACAGTTTACGGCTCATTCAATGGACTTTGCGCTACGGGAACGGGTCACCGCTAGAACTTCAGATGTCCGTGATCTGCTCCTTGCAAAGGCCTTTTCCGAGTCCGGCGTTCTGGAAGAGCAGCCGCAGGGTGTTTTCGGGGATGCTTTTGAGGAAGCAAAACCGGACGGAATGTTCAAAATCCTCAGCAACAAGTGA
- a CDS encoding single stranded DNA-binding domain-containing protein, translated as MNRLSLTVPCLVLFACAVQGQNIPAGEASKHIGEQATVCGKITSKHTADSARGKPTFIDIDGAFPHQTFTLVIWEDDKAKVGDFPSTGTVCATGKIAEYKGVPQIVLHDAKGWSLTPPVTK; from the coding sequence ATGAATCGTTTGTCCTTAACTGTGCCTTGCCTTGTGCTCTTCGCCTGCGCTGTCCAGGGCCAAAACATTCCGGCGGGGGAGGCCTCGAAACATATCGGGGAGCAGGCGACGGTATGCGGGAAGATCACGAGCAAACACACTGCGGACAGCGCCCGTGGTAAGCCAACGTTCATAGACATTGACGGCGCCTTCCCGCACCAGACCTTCACGCTTGTTATTTGGGAGGACGACAAGGCCAAGGTGGGCGATTTTCCGTCCACGGGAACCGTCTGTGCCACCGGAAAAATCGCCGAATACAAAGGTGTCCCTCAGATCGTCCTTCACGATGCAAAGGGTTGGTCGTTGACCCCTCCGGTCACAAAATAA